One window of the Bacteroidales bacterium genome contains the following:
- a CDS encoding PAS domain-containing sensor histidine kinase, with amino-acid sequence MDSNKLEYSLFDYISVGVCIINRDYRVQFWNEYMEAYTGYSSSEIINKPLNEFFPAFENEKYRDLVENVFIGWPPVILSSRLHSPFFTFKEQENKDRFQDLTIVPILVPNSESYNAIITVTDVTDITKKLEEQNTLYRQAQEEIRIRKQIQKKLRESEKNLKELVLTKDKFFSIIAHDLINPFNALLGLSNILISGCEEKDYEKVEECSNLINISTESVYALLINLLDWSRLQLGKFQLNPEQFKVEESIDNIISQLISSADGKEITIIKYVQPSLTIFADRNMFSTVIRNLLSNAIKFSFRKGKIEINASIVNKDMIVAISDTGIGMTQDDIKHLFKIDSNASSPGTEKERGTGLGLILCKEFIDQHKGKIWVESEIGKGSTFCFSLPIHEHL; translated from the coding sequence ATGGATTCAAATAAATTGGAGTACTCTCTTTTTGACTATATCTCTGTTGGTGTTTGTATTATCAATAGAGATTATAGGGTTCAATTCTGGAATGAGTATATGGAAGCATATACTGGTTACAGTAGTAGTGAAATTATTAATAAACCTCTTAACGAGTTCTTTCCTGCATTTGAAAATGAGAAATATCGTGATCTGGTTGAAAATGTTTTTATTGGATGGCCTCCAGTAATACTTTCTTCAAGGCTACATTCTCCCTTTTTCACTTTTAAAGAACAAGAAAATAAAGACAGGTTTCAAGATTTAACCATTGTCCCTATTCTAGTTCCTAATAGTGAAAGTTATAATGCTATCATTACTGTTACGGATGTAACAGATATCACTAAAAAACTTGAAGAACAGAATACACTGTATCGCCAAGCGCAAGAAGAAATACGGATTAGAAAACAAATTCAGAAAAAACTAAGAGAATCAGAGAAGAACCTCAAAGAGTTAGTATTAACTAAGGATAAATTTTTCTCAATCATTGCGCATGATTTAATAAACCCATTTAATGCGCTATTGGGTTTAAGTAATATTTTAATTTCTGGTTGTGAAGAAAAGGACTATGAAAAGGTAGAAGAGTGTAGTAATCTCATCAACATATCTACTGAAAGTGTATATGCACTACTAATCAATCTGCTTGACTGGTCAAGACTTCAGTTAGGAAAATTTCAACTTAACCCGGAGCAATTTAAAGTAGAAGAATCTATTGATAACATTATATCACAACTGATTAGTTCGGCTGACGGTAAGGAGATAACAATAATTAAGTACGTCCAACCATCATTAACAATTTTTGCAGACAGGAATATGTTTAGCACAGTAATCAGGAATCTGCTTTCGAACGCTATTAAATTTTCATTTAGGAAAGGCAAGATAGAGATTAACGCCTCAATAGTTAATAAAGATATGATAGTCGCCATTTCTGATACTGGCATAGGTATGACTCAGGATGATATTAAGCATCTATTCAAAATTGACTCTAATGCTTCATCTCCAGGAACTGAAAAGGAAAGAGGAACTGGGCTTGGATTAATTCTATGCAAAGAATTTATAGATCAGCATAAAGGTAAGATTTGGGTTGAAAGCGAAATTGGTAAAGGTTCTACTTTTTGCTTTAGCCTACCAATCCACGAACATCTTTAG